CCAACGGTTTCCTGGCCAAGACCTTCGCTGAAGAATTGCCGGCCGCTCCGGGCAGCCGCATCTTCGTCACCTCGGCCGTGACGAATGTCAGCGACAAGATCATCACCGCCGACGTGGCCAAGCTGCAAGGCAAGGCACGCATCGACGCGATCGAGAAAAACCAGAAAAAACTGGTCGCCGAATGCGAAAAAGAAGCGGGTTTCCGCTGCACCGTGTCGGCCTACTATGGCGGCCTGGAGTTCTACCTGATCAAGCAACTGGAAATCCGCGATGTGCGCCTGGTGCACGCGCCTCCGGCGGGCGTCGGTAAATTCGGCGGCGACACCGACAACTGGATGTGGCCACGCCACACGGGCGACTACGGTTTCTACCGCGCCTATGTCAGCCGCGATGGCAAGGCTGCCGACTTCAGCAAGGACAACGTGCCTTACCAGCCAAAACACGTGCTGAAACTGGCCAAGGATGGCTTGAAAGAAGGCGATTTCGTGATGGTCCTGGGCTACCCTGGCCGCACCAACCGTCACCGCCTGCCATCGGAAGTGGCCTACACGTTTGACTGGAACTACCCGGCCTTCGTGAAAGCATCGGGCGAAACCCTGGCCATCATCGCGCGCGAAACCAAGGACAACAAGGATGTTGCCCTGAAATACGCAGGTCAAGTTGCTGGCGTCAACAATTACTACAAGAACCGCCAAGGCATGCTGGACTCGTACGCCGGCAGCGATTTCCTGGCGCGCAAGACGACGGAACACGACGCGCTGAAAGCGTGGGTCAACGCCACGCCAGCACGCAAGGCTGAATTTGCCGGCGATATCGAGCAAGTGGAAAAGCTGATCGCCGAGCGCGATGCCGACACCAAGCGCGACTTCTTCCTGGGCTACGCACAGCCACGCCTGCTCAATACGGCACGCAGCCTGTACCGCCTTGCGAACGAAAGCACCAAGGCCGATACGGAACGCAAGTCCGGCTACCAGACGCGCGATTTGCCGCGCCTGACCTCGGGCGTCACCTCGGTCGAGCGCACCTACGATGAAAAAGTCGACAAGGCGCTGGTACTGAACAGCCTGACCAAGTACGCCGCGCAACCGGCAGCACAGCGCCGCGCCAGCTTCGACGCCGCCATCGGCATCAAGGACGGCATGTCGCCAGCCGAGCTGTCCGCCGCCCTGGACAAACTGTATGCCGGCAGCAAACTGGCCGACAAGGAAGAACGCGCAGCATGGCTGAAACGCACGCCAGCCGAATTCCAGGCCAGCAAGGACAGCTTCATCCAGGCAGCCGTCGCCATGTATCCGGATTCGCTGAAAAACGAAGCGGAAGATGAAGAACTGGCAGGCAAGATCCAGCAAGCCTACGCCAACTACATGAAAGCCAAAATTGCCTTCATGAAGAGCAAAGGCCAAGCGGTCTATCCTGACGCCAACAGCACCCTGCGCGTCACGTTCGGCAAAGTGGCCGGCCGCGACCATGGCGCCGATGGCACCACCTGGACTGCCTTCACCACCGTCAATGGCGTCGCCGCCAAAGCCACGGGCCAGGGCGAATTCAATGCACCAGCGAAACAACTGGCCGCGATCAAAGCCAAGGACTTCGGTAAATTCGTCGATCCCAAGCTGAAAACCGTGCCGGTCGACTACCTGGCAACGTTGGATATCACCGGCGGCAACTCCGGTTCGGCTGCATTGAATTCCAAAGGCGAATTCATCGGCCTGGCCTTCGACGGCACCCTGGACTCGATCATTTCCGATTGGGACTATAACAAGGCCAATACCCGTTCGATCCAGGTCGACCTGCGCTACATGCTGTGGAACATGAAACACATCGACCACGCCGACAACCTGCTGAAAGAAATGGGCGCTGAATAACAAAAAGCAATAACCCGGCAACGGGCGCTTTAGCCTGAGCCACTCCTGCGGGAGTGGCTTTTTTTCGCCTGGCGTTTTACTTTGGTGAAACGGTAAGGCACTTCTTCCTCCTCGCCAAACACGTGTGCCCTGCCACTTCCCAGCGGCAACATCACCCTGCGTCCGTCCTGCAGCAGCAAGGCCAGGTCGGCACCGGGAAAGCGCTGCGCCAGCAGCGCATAGGTTGGCCGCGCTATGCTAGCGGCGGGAATCACGATGCGATAATCGGCCTCGCCAAAATCGAGCAGCAGCGCGGGAAGCGCATCCGGCCCCGGCAGCGCCGTGATGCGCAAGCGCGTGCCTGCCTTGACGAGCTCGAAGGCTGACCACAGGGGCAAGCTGCGCCGCGTGGCGCCGGCCTGCAGCCGCGGCGCCTGGTCCGCCTGCGCCGACGTCAGCAAGACGTCGGGCCGCTCCTCCGATATTGCCCCATCGACGGCCAGCAGCCAGCCCCGGTAGCGTATCAGCGCCCCATGCGCGCTAGCCGTCACTGACCCGCCCTGCGCCACGGGTTCCTTAGCAGCTGGCAAGCGCAACGGCGCCGCCTGAGCCGCCAGGCAAGCCCACCACACCAGTGCCGCCATCGCCATCGCGGTTGCCGTCTTCACCATGCCGTCTCCCTTGCGCGTGAAACGTATTCATAGCACAGGTACTGCAGCAAGCCCCTGCGGCGCCTCAAGGCGGCAGCGCCGGTGCTACAATTGGCCCCTAGCGGGCGTACTTACCCAGCGCGCCTTCCCCCTCCCAGACTCAGACCGCTATGCCACCAGACTTGCGCACGACCTACGAACTCGGTAACCACAACCAGACCACGACCTGGCTGGAATGCATCACCTTCTATCAAGATCTCGCCGCACGCTACCCGCAAGTGCTGCATTTCGAACAGATCGGCCTGTCCGACTCGGGCGTGCCCATCCACGCTGGCGTCGTCAGCGCGGACGGCGTATTCGACCGCGAACAGATCAAGCGCGCAGGGCGCACCGTGTTCTTCAACAACAACGGCATCCACCCGGGCGAACCGGAAGGCATCGACGCCTGCATGGCCATCGTGCGCGACCTGTGTACGCAGCCGGAGCGCCTGGCGGCGCTGGGCAGCACCGTGCTGCTGTTCATTCCGATCTACAACGTCGATGGCAGCCTGAACCGCGCCAACACGTCGCGCGTGAACCAGGATGGCCCGGAGCAATTCGGTTTCCGCGGCAATAGCCGCCACCTGGACCTGAACCGCGATTTCATCAAGTGCGACAGCCTGAATGCGCAAGTGTTCAACCGCCTGCTGGCCAGCTGGGATCCAGACGTGATGGTCGACACCCACACGTCGAACGGCGCCGACTACCCGTACACGATGACCCTGATCCACACGCAGACGGATAAGCTGGGCAATGGCCTCGGTCCCTTCCTGCAAGACACCATGCTGCCGCACATCTTTGCGGCAATGGAAAGCGCCGGCTGGCCCACCTGTCCGTACGTGAACCCCGTCAAGGACAGTCCCGACCACGGCATCGCCGAATTCCTCGAAGTGCCCCGTTTCTCGACCGGCTTTGCGGCCCTGCACCACGTCATCGGTTTCATGCCGGAAACGCATATGCTCAAACCATTTGCCGACCGCTACGCTTCCATGCGCGCCCTGCTCGACATCACGATGGCGTTCACGGTCAAACACGGCGAACAGATCAAGCAGCTGCGCGCGCAAGCCAAGGCGGCGGGACGCACGCAGGCTGCATGGCCGATCCACTGGGCCATGAACGAAGAGCAGCCGTCGACCTTCCCCTTCAAGGGTTACGCGGCGCAATACACGCCGAGTCTCCTCGGCGACTACCAGCGCCTGTCCTACGACCGCTCGCAGCCGTGGGAACGCGATATCAAGTATTACAACCGCTTCGATGCGGACGTCACCGTGGCCGCGCCGAAAGCCTATGTCGTGCCCCAGGCGTGGCGCGAAGTCATCGAGCGCCTGCGCTGGAACGGCGTCGAAATGAGCCCCATCACCGCCGAACAGACGCTAACGGCGCGCTACTACCACATCACAAACGTCGGCACTCGCGCCACGGCCTATGAAGGCCACATGTTCCACGACACGGTCGACGTGGAAGCGCGCACGGGCCAGTTCACCGTGCAGGCCGGCGATTATGTCGTGTCCCTGGAGCAGGACAACGCGCGCTACGCCGTGGAAACGCTGGAACCGCAAGCGCACGACAGTTTCTTCCGCTGGGGCTTCTTCAACAGCGTGCTGGAGAAGAAAGAAGCGTTCTCCGATTACGTGTTCGAAGACATGGCATCCGAATTGCTGCGCGACGAGCCTGTGCTGGCCGCCAAGTTTGCCGACTGGAAAGCAGCGAATCCAGCCTTGCTGAGCAATCAGGAAGCCGTGCTCGGCTTCATTTTTGCGCACTGCCAGCGCTTTGCCGAGCCGGAATGGCGGCGCTACCCGGTCATTGCCCTGATGTAAATCCGGGCTGCATCGACTGCAACATCCTGGCGCCGCATCGGAGACCCCGGTGCGGCGCCTCTTTCTGTGCCCTACCCACAAGGTAATCCCATGCACTACGCACTGAACCTGCGCACCTTTATTTACAGCCATTATTTTTACCTGGGCTTGCGCGTGGCCATCGGCCTGGTGGGCCTGGCTCTGCTGGTCCAGGAAATCAGCGACAGCGCCACCGCCATGACGGTATGCATCGGCGCCCTGTGCACGACCCTGATGGACATGCCCAGCCCGCTGCGCCACAAGTTCAACGAAATGCTCGCTTCCGTGCTGCTGTGCAGCGCCGTAACGCTCCTGATCAGCCTGTGCGGGCCCGTGCAGTGGCTGCTGATGACGGTGCTCGTGCTGGTCAGTTTCCTCGCCAGCATGATGGTGGTGTACGGCAAAAAATCCATGCCCTTGCAACTGGCCGCCCTGTTCATCATGACCATGTCGATGGAGCACCAGATGACGTGGCAACAATCGTTCCACCACGCAGGCCTGTTCATGCTGGGTGGCTTGATCTATCTGGCCTATGCCATGGCCATCGCCTGGGTCTTGCGCCACCGCATCAAACAGCAAGTGCTGGCCGAAGCCCTGTTCGAGCTGGCCGCCTACATCGACATCAAGGCCGATTTCTACGACACGCGTTTTAATCTGACCGAGCAATTCAACAAGCTGGTGCGCCACCAAAGCATCCTGGCCGACCGCCAGCAGGCGTCGCGCGATTTGATACTGCGCAGCCACAAGAACAGCAAGGACGCCATCGTCGTGCAAGTGCACGTGTGCATGCTCGATCTGTATGAACTGATACTCTCCACGCACACGGATTACGCGCTGCTGCGCCAGCACCTGGCCGACTCCGAGGTGCTCAAATCCTTGCATGACCTGGCCTACAAGGCGGCGCGCGATATCGAAGCCGTGGCCTACGCCGTCACGCGCAAGCGCGCCTCGTATGCGCAAATCAGTTATGACAAGGAATGGGCCGACATCGAAGGAGAAATTGCCCGCCTGCACGCTCAAGGCGACGCAGCGCAGGAAGCGCTGGCCACCCTGCGCGCGCAGCGCAACAAGATCCGCGCGATTCTGAAGATGATCGGCGAACTGCATCTGGCCACGCAAAAAGTCTACGACAACGTGCCGTTCTGGAGCGGCGCGGACATGGCGCCATTCCTGTCGCAGCAGAAATACGAACTGACCACCCTGCTGGCCAACTTGCGCGTGGACTCGCCCGTATTCCGCTTCGCCCTGCGCGTGTCGATGGCGATTTCCGTGGGCTTATTGATCGGCCACTGGCTGCCATACGCGGCCCACAGCTACTGGATCGTCTTGACCATCGTCATCATCCTGCGGCCCACCTTCAGCATGACGCGCCAGCGCCGCGCCGACCGCATCATCGGCACCATCATCGGCTGCGTGGTCACGGCCATCGTGATCCGCTTTGTGCACAGCAATATCGTGCTGATGGCCATATTATTTCTCTCCATCGTGGCCACGCCCACTTTTATTTATTTGCGCTACCGCTACACGGCCATCGCCGTGAGCCTGATGATCTTGCTGCAAATGCACCTGGTGGCGCCCAGCAATCCGAACCTCGTCAGCGAACGCCTGATCGACACGCTGATCGGCGCGGCGGTGGCCACCGTGTTCAGCTTTGTGCTGGCCAACTGGGAATACCAGAGCCTGCCACGCCTCGTGCGCCAGGTGCTCAACGTGAACCTCAGCTATATGCAAGCCAGCTTCGCGCTGCTGCAAGGAAAATGTTTCGATGATTTCGCCTACCGCATCGAGCGCAAGCGTTTGATGGACAGCTTGGCCGCGCTCAGCTCGGCACTCGTGCGCATGCTCGATGAGCCGGCCAGCAAGCAGCGGGCCGTGGAAGACATCAACCTGTTCATCGTGCAAAATTATTTATTGGTCGCCCACGTGGCGGCACTGCGCTCGATCCTGGGCCGCCATGCCAGCCAGCTGCCCGTCGCGCCCGTCAATGCCTTGCTTGGCCACAGCCATACGCAAGTGTGCCTGACCTTGTCGCGCGCGCTCGAACAGCTCGACGACAAGGCGGCCATCAGCGCGCCTCTGGCCGCCCTTGCAGCCCCGCCCGTCAGCGACGTGGCCTGGTCGGGCTGGCCGCTGGTCAAGCGACGCATCCGATTGTTGCAGGCAGATGCGGACAAGATCGTGGTGCATAGCGCCGCAATCGTGCATATCGTTTCGCCACGCTAAACCGCAGCGATTTATTTCAGATAGCGTTCAAACCAATCGATGGTGCGTTTCTGCAAGTCGCGCTGGTGCTCGGGCTTGCGGAAGGAATGGCCTTCACCGTCGTAGATGAACAGGCTGGACGGCACGCCCATGGCGCGCAAGCCGTGCCAGAATTCCAGCGACTGGGCGGCCGGCGTTTCCACGTCGCGCTCGCCCACGTAGATCAGGGTCGGCGTCTTGGCCGCCTTGATCGATTCGATCGGTGAGGCACGGCGGTAGACCTCGGGCTTGTCATACGCGGAAGCGCCAAAGAACGGGATCATCCACTGATTGATGCCGTTCTGGCCGTAATAACTGATCCAGTTCGACACGCCCGCGCCCGCCACGGCCGCCTTGAAGCGGTCGCTGTGCGTGACGCCCCACATGGTCATGAAGCCGCCATACGAATGGCCGATCAGGCCCAGGCGCTGGCCGTCGACGGGCGCCATTGTTTGCGCCGCATCGATACCGGCCAGAATGTCGCGCCAGTCGCCGCCGCCAAAGTCGGCCATGTTGGCGCGCGTAAAAGCCTGGCCCTGGCCAAAGCTGCCGCGCGGATTGGGCAGGAAGACGAAATAGCCTTTTTGCGTCAATTCGTGGATCAGCGTGCCCGCTCCCACGTAACGGGGCGAGGCCGCCGTGCCGGGGCCGCCATGGACGTTGACGATCATCGGATAGCGCTTGCCGGCCTCCACCGACAACGGTCCCAGCAGCCAGCCCTGCACCTTGTATTGCTCATTGCTCCAGCCCACGTTCTGCACCGCCAGTTGCGGCGCAAAGCCGTCATTGTCGCGCGTGATCTTTTTCAGCTGGCCCACCGGTCCCGCCACCAGGTAGGAAGCGTGCGTAAAATCTTCCTGTACGGCAGCCGCTTGCAAGCCATCGGCGCTGAACGACAGACGGCCATCGCTGCCGCTGCTGCTGATCTCACCGAGCAGCACAGGTTGGCTGGGGCCGGTCTGCGCATCGACGGGCACCAGCGCCAGCTGCGAATCGATCAGGGCCGTTGCCAGCAAGCCGGCGCCGCGCCAGACGACGCCATTGAAGGTGCCGCGGTAGTCCGGCGTGAGATTGCGCGGCGTGCCGCCGGCCAGCGGCACGGTATAAATATCGCCGCCGATGGAGCCGAAATCGCTCATCAGGCCGCCGATGAAGGCCACCGTCTTGCCATCGGGCGAAACGGAAGGCAGGTTCAGCTGCATGGCCGGCGACGCGATCACGCGCAGGGCGCCCGTGGCCGCATTGATATGGCTGAGCTTGGCGACCCACCAGTTGCTGTCGCCATTGCCCTGCGCGCTGGTGGCGACAAAGCCGCGGCCATCGGGCGTCCAGTTGTATTCATAGACATAGGTGTCGCCTGGTGACAGCAAACGCGGCTCGCCGCCGCTGGCCGCCACCACGACTATGCGCTGGGCATCGTCTTCGCTGCCCACTTCGCCCACCTGGCGCGCGCCTGCCTCGACGGCGCCGGCCAGCTTGCGCGCGCCCACCGTGGCGAGCAGGGCCAGCTGCTTGCCGTCCGGCGACCAGCGCGCCGTGCTGGCCACGCCCTTGATGCTGGTCAACATCCGCGCTGGCGCCTGCGACAAGGTGGCCAGGTACAGCTGCGCCGTGCCCGCCTTGGCGTCGTAGCCGATGAAGGCCAGTTGCCGGCCGTCAGGCGACCAGCTGGGCTTGTCGTAAGAACACACGGTGCATGGATCGAATTGCTGCACGATGGCGCCGTTGGCGGCGTCGCGCACGACGATCACCGCATGCGGGCGCTGCGGCTGTTCCGCCTTGCTCGACTCGATGGCGGCGATGTGCTGGCCATTGGCCGACAAGGCGACGGCGCGGTAATCGCGCAAGGCCGGCTCGCTTGCCGGAGCGGCCAGTACCGTTGTGCCCAGAAGACTGCTTGCCAGCAAGCCACAAGCGGCCAGATCAGTTATTTTCATCATGTAAATTCCGGTTAGAAATAAAAAAAACCGCCGGCAAGCGCGGCGGTTTTGGATGGAACAGACTGCATTAGCGGGCCTTCTTGCCCAGGTGCGAATGCCGCATGCTGTACAAGAAGTAAATGGCCACCGTCACCGCCATCCACACGCTGAACACGACAAACGTCGTATGCGGCAAATCGCGCATGATGTACAGGCAAGCCAGGATGCTCAGGCCGGGAATCACATACGGGCCGAACGGCACGCTGAAGCCTTCGATGCGGTTCGCACCCTGTTTGTGGCGCAGCACGGGCACGGCGATCGAGACCACCATGAAGGCCGTCAGGGTACCGATGCTGACCATGTCCCACAGGTAAGTCGCATCGATGGAACCGGCCACCACGGCCACCACGAGGCAGACGATGATGGTATTGCTGACCGGCACCAGGGTGCGCGGGTGGATTTTCTGGAACGATTTCGGAATCAAACCATCGCGGCTGACGGCAAACAGGATGCGCGTCTGGCCATAGATCGTCACCAGGGTGACGCTGAAGACGGAAATGACGGCGCCGGCCGACAGCACCAGCGCGGGCCAGGTCTTGCCCGTGACGTTTTGCAGGATCACCGCCAGGCCCGCTTCCTGGCCTTCGAACAATTTCGCCTGTTGCGCGCCGAGGGCAGCCACGGCCACCAGCAAGTAAAACACGGTGACGATGAGCAAGGCGCCGAGGATGCCGCGCGGCACATTGCGCGTGGGATTTTTCACTTCATCGCCTGCGGTGGCCACCGTATCGAGGCCGATGAAGGAGAAGAAGACGGTGCCGGCCGCGGCCGTGACGCCCGTCATGCCGGCAAAGCCCTTGCTATTGTCGGTATTGAAGAAGGGGAAGAAATTGTCGGCGTTAAAACCGGAAAACGCGATGACGATGAAAAACACGAGGATCGCCAGTTTGATGATGACCATGATGGCGTTCATCAGGGCCGATTCCTTGGCGCCACGCAGCAGCAAGAAGCCGCACATGCAGATCAAAAAGATCGGCGGCAGGTTGATGTGGCCGGCATGAAACTCCATGCCATGCGGGCCAGAAACGATCATCGGCGTGCGCAGCATCTCGGGAATGTGCCAGCCAAACGCGTTTTCCAGGAAGTTGTTCAGGTAGGACGACCAGCCGATGGCCACGGCACTGCCCGCCAAGCCGTATTCGAGCAGCAGACAGGCGGCCATGATGAAGGCAAGAAACTCCCCCACGGTGGCGTAGGCAAACGAATACGAGGAGCCGGAAGCGGGTATGCGGAACGACAATTCCGCATAACACAAGGCCGTCAGGCCGGCCGTGATGGCGGCGATCAGGAAAGACAGGACGACTGAGGGGCCCGCCTTGGGGACGGCTTCGACCATGGTAAAGAAAATGCCAGTGCCGATGGTGGCGCCGACGCCGATCATGGTGAGGGAAAACAGGCCGATGGAGCGGCTCAAGCCACTGCTGCTGAGGCCTTCACCATATTCGACCGTGGTATCGATCGGCTTGGTGCGGCAGAGTTTCTGGACCAGGGTTTGGCTCACTAATATTCCTTTATGAGGCACACATATTCGTATGACGGGTAAAAACAAATAGCGCTCCGGCCCTACCTGGCAAAAAACCGGAAAGATCGCGTCCATTTTCAAAACTAAGCGATTATAGGGCTTTCATCGGCTCAGCTAAACAGAACTTTGATGCATGGAAACAACGCCAGGCGTGCGCCGGCAAAGCCACGGGAGTGCTGGCGAAGAAGAAATTGCTTACATGAAAGAAAAAGCGCGCCGCTGCAGGAGCAGGGACGCGCTTTTGACTCAGCTCAACTACGCTGGCTTACTTCTTGACGTGTGGCGCATCGGCCTGCGGCCAGCCTGCCTCGTAGCCTTGCGGCACGTCGTCGCGGCGCTCTTTCGGCGCCAGGCCCAGCACGTAGTACAGCACCGTCAGCAGGATCAGCCAGGCTGGTCCGACCATCAGGGCGATGCGCGTATCGGGGAAATACGCCATCAGGCCGATCACCAGCGCCAGGAAAGCCAGCGAAATCCAGGAACCGTAGGGCGCGAACGGCATGCGGAAGGCCAGGTTCTTGATTTCCAGCGGCGTCAAGGTCTTGCGGAACTGAATTTGCGTGACCAGGATCACGCCCCAGGTCCAGACGGCGCCGAAGGTGGAAATCGAGGTGACCCAGATAAACACTTTTTCCGGCACCAGGTAGTTCAGCAGCACGCCCAGCAACAGCGCGAAGACGGACACCAGGATGGCGCGGCGCGGCACGCCGCTGGCCGTGGTTTCCGCAAACGCCTTCGGCGCCTGGCCTTGCAGCGCCAGGTTGTACAGCATGCGGCCTGTGCTGAAGATGCCGCCATTGCACGACGACAAGGCCGCCGTCAGCACGACGAAGTTGATGATGCCGGCGGCCGTCTTGATGCCCAGGCGTTCGAACGTCATCACGAAGGGGCTGCCGGTGGTGCCGATTTCATTCCATGGGTAGATCGACAGGATGACGAACAATGCGCCGACATAGAAAATCAGAATGCGCCAGAACACCGAATTGATGGCGTCCGGAATCGATTTCTTCGGGTTCGCCGCTTCGCCGGCCGTCAGGCCGATCATTTCCACGCCCAGATAGGCGAACATCACCATCTGCAGCGACATCAGCACGCCTTGCGCGCCATTCGGGAAGAAACCGCCATGCGTCCACAGGTTCGAGATGCCGACGGCCACGCCGCCGTTGCCCAGGCCGAAGACGATCATGCCCGTGCCGCCGACGATCATCAGGATGATGGTGACGACCTTGATCAGGGCAAACCAGAACTCGAACTCGCCGTAAGCTTTCACGGCCAGCAGGTTGATGGCGCCCATGGAACCCAAGGCCGCCAGGGCCCAGATCCAGCGCGGCACGTCGGGGAACCAGATGCCCATGTAGATGGCGACGGCGGTAATTTCCGCCACGCATGTGACGAGCCACAGGAACCAGTAGTTCCAGCCCGTCAGATAGCCTTGCAGGGGACCCAGGTAATCCTGGGCATAGCGGCTGAAAGAACCGGCCACGGGATTGTGCACGGCCATTTCACCCAGCGCGCGCATGATCATGAAGATGACCGCGCCACCGATGATGTACGACAGCATGATGCCGGGACCGGCCATCTTGATCGCGTTGCCCGAACCCAGAAACAGGCCCACGCCAATCGCGGCGCCCAGCGCCATCAGGCGGATTTGCCGCTCGCCCAGGCCGCGGTGCAAGCCTTGTTCATTCGTTTTCATTACGTGTCTCCGTTTTTTTCTTGAATACGCCGATCCCTCCACCCCAATGGCGGTTCCGCTCTTGCTGGAAAGGAGGAAACGGTGCGCCGGCGGCAAGCGCCGGCATGTTCATGTGGTCAGACCACTGCGTCAGGCCAGTTCGGCGATCAGCTCGATCTCGACGCAAGCGCCCAGCGGGATTTGCGCCACGCCGAAGGCGGAGCGCGCGTGCTTGCCGCTGTCGCCGAAGACTTCGACGAACAGTTCCGAGGCGCCATTGGTCACCAGGTGCTGTTCCGTGAATGTGGAGGTGGAATTGACCAGGCTCATGACCTTGACGATGCGCTTGACCTTGTTCAAGTCGCCGCCGCACGCGTCTTGCAAGGTGGCGATCAGTTCGATGGCGATGCCGCGCGCAGCGATCTTGCCTTCTTCCGTGGTGACATCCTTGCCCAGTTGACCGACCCAGACCTTGCCATCCTTCTTGGCCAGGTGGCCGGACAGGAAGACGGTGTTGCCCGTGCGGGCATGCATCACGTAGGCGGCAGCTGGGGCGGCAACGACTGGCAGTTCAATG
Above is a genomic segment from Janthinobacterium sp. 64 containing:
- a CDS encoding FUSC family protein, with the protein product MHYALNLRTFIYSHYFYLGLRVAIGLVGLALLVQEISDSATAMTVCIGALCTTLMDMPSPLRHKFNEMLASVLLCSAVTLLISLCGPVQWLLMTVLVLVSFLASMMVVYGKKSMPLQLAALFIMTMSMEHQMTWQQSFHHAGLFMLGGLIYLAYAMAIAWVLRHRIKQQVLAEALFELAAYIDIKADFYDTRFNLTEQFNKLVRHQSILADRQQASRDLILRSHKNSKDAIVVQVHVCMLDLYELILSTHTDYALLRQHLADSEVLKSLHDLAYKAARDIEAVAYAVTRKRASYAQISYDKEWADIEGEIARLHAQGDAAQEALATLRAQRNKIRAILKMIGELHLATQKVYDNVPFWSGADMAPFLSQQKYELTTLLANLRVDSPVFRFALRVSMAISVGLLIGHWLPYAAHSYWIVLTIVIILRPTFSMTRQRRADRIIGTIIGCVVTAIVIRFVHSNIVLMAILFLSIVATPTFIYLRYRYTAIAVSLMILLQMHLVAPSNPNLVSERLIDTLIGAAVATVFSFVLANWEYQSLPRLVRQVLNVNLSYMQASFALLQGKCFDDFAYRIERKRLMDSLAALSSALVRMLDEPASKQRAVEDINLFIVQNYLLVAHVAALRSILGRHASQLPVAPVNALLGHSHTQVCLTLSRALEQLDDKAAISAPLAALAAPPVSDVAWSGWPLVKRRIRLLQADADKIVVHSAAIVHIVSPR
- a CDS encoding amino acid permease, which encodes MSQTLVQKLCRTKPIDTTVEYGEGLSSSGLSRSIGLFSLTMIGVGATIGTGIFFTMVEAVPKAGPSVVLSFLIAAITAGLTALCYAELSFRIPASGSSYSFAYATVGEFLAFIMAACLLLEYGLAGSAVAIGWSSYLNNFLENAFGWHIPEMLRTPMIVSGPHGMEFHAGHINLPPIFLICMCGFLLLRGAKESALMNAIMVIIKLAILVFFIVIAFSGFNADNFFPFFNTDNSKGFAGMTGVTAAAGTVFFSFIGLDTVATAGDEVKNPTRNVPRGILGALLIVTVFYLLVAVAALGAQQAKLFEGQEAGLAVILQNVTGKTWPALVLSAGAVISVFSVTLVTIYGQTRILFAVSRDGLIPKSFQKIHPRTLVPVSNTIIVCLVVAVVAGSIDATYLWDMVSIGTLTAFMVVSIAVPVLRHKQGANRIEGFSVPFGPYVIPGLSILACLYIMRDLPHTTFVVFSVWMAVTVAIYFLYSMRHSHLGKKAR
- a CDS encoding M14 family zinc carboxypeptidase; the encoded protein is MPPDLRTTYELGNHNQTTTWLECITFYQDLAARYPQVLHFEQIGLSDSGVPIHAGVVSADGVFDREQIKRAGRTVFFNNNGIHPGEPEGIDACMAIVRDLCTQPERLAALGSTVLLFIPIYNVDGSLNRANTSRVNQDGPEQFGFRGNSRHLDLNRDFIKCDSLNAQVFNRLLASWDPDVMVDTHTSNGADYPYTMTLIHTQTDKLGNGLGPFLQDTMLPHIFAAMESAGWPTCPYVNPVKDSPDHGIAEFLEVPRFSTGFAALHHVIGFMPETHMLKPFADRYASMRALLDITMAFTVKHGEQIKQLRAQAKAAGRTQAAWPIHWAMNEEQPSTFPFKGYAAQYTPSLLGDYQRLSYDRSQPWERDIKYYNRFDADVTVAAPKAYVVPQAWREVIERLRWNGVEMSPITAEQTLTARYYHITNVGTRATAYEGHMFHDTVDVEARTGQFTVQAGDYVVSLEQDNARYAVETLEPQAHDSFFRWGFFNSVLEKKEAFSDYVFEDMASELLRDEPVLAAKFADWKAANPALLSNQEAVLGFIFAHCQRFAEPEWRRYPVIALM
- a CDS encoding S9 family peptidase; the protein is MMKITDLAACGLLASSLLGTTVLAAPASEPALRDYRAVALSANGQHIAAIESSKAEQPQRPHAVIVVRDAANGAIVQQFDPCTVCSYDKPSWSPDGRQLAFIGYDAKAGTAQLYLATLSQAPARMLTSIKGVASTARWSPDGKQLALLATVGARKLAGAVEAGARQVGEVGSEDDAQRIVVVAASGGEPRLLSPGDTYVYEYNWTPDGRGFVATSAQGNGDSNWWVAKLSHINAATGALRVIASPAMQLNLPSVSPDGKTVAFIGGLMSDFGSIGGDIYTVPLAGGTPRNLTPDYRGTFNGVVWRGAGLLATALIDSQLALVPVDAQTGPSQPVLLGEISSSGSDGRLSFSADGLQAAAVQEDFTHASYLVAGPVGQLKKITRDNDGFAPQLAVQNVGWSNEQYKVQGWLLGPLSVEAGKRYPMIVNVHGGPGTAASPRYVGAGTLIHELTQKGYFVFLPNPRGSFGQGQAFTRANMADFGGGDWRDILAGIDAAQTMAPVDGQRLGLIGHSYGGFMTMWGVTHSDRFKAAVAGAGVSNWISYYGQNGINQWMIPFFGASAYDKPEVYRRASPIESIKAAKTPTLIYVGERDVETPAAQSLEFWHGLRAMGVPSSLFIYDGEGHSFRKPEHQRDLQKRTIDWFERYLK
- a CDS encoding S46 family peptidase encodes the protein MKKSLIALAILSNFAHADEGMWMPQQLPQVAKELKAAGLKLDPTTLTKLTEFPMGAIVSLGGCSASFVSPQGLVATNHHCVYNSVAVNSTKERDLLANGFLAKTFAEELPAAPGSRIFVTSAVTNVSDKIITADVAKLQGKARIDAIEKNQKKLVAECEKEAGFRCTVSAYYGGLEFYLIKQLEIRDVRLVHAPPAGVGKFGGDTDNWMWPRHTGDYGFYRAYVSRDGKAADFSKDNVPYQPKHVLKLAKDGLKEGDFVMVLGYPGRTNRHRLPSEVAYTFDWNYPAFVKASGETLAIIARETKDNKDVALKYAGQVAGVNNYYKNRQGMLDSYAGSDFLARKTTEHDALKAWVNATPARKAEFAGDIEQVEKLIAERDADTKRDFFLGYAQPRLLNTARSLYRLANESTKADTERKSGYQTRDLPRLTSGVTSVERTYDEKVDKALVLNSLTKYAAQPAAQRRASFDAAIGIKDGMSPAELSAALDKLYAGSKLADKEERAAWLKRTPAEFQASKDSFIQAAVAMYPDSLKNEAEDEELAGKIQQAYANYMKAKIAFMKSKGQAVYPDANSTLRVTFGKVAGRDHGADGTTWTAFTTVNGVAAKATGQGEFNAPAKQLAAIKAKDFGKFVDPKLKTVPVDYLATLDITGGNSGSAALNSKGEFIGLAFDGTLDSIISDWDYNKANTRSIQVDLRYMLWNMKHIDHADNLLKEMGAE